A stretch of the Acidilobus sp. 7A genome encodes the following:
- a CDS encoding triose-phosphate isomerase has product MARLVFAINFKAYDTAFNERAVEIAREASRASSRHNNVRIILIVPGVTISKVLPVYEDIYVEHADPLDFGAYTGYLPVSAVKFSGAKGVLVNHSEHKIVYRDVAKVIEAASKDGLETMACADTPGEASGLAFLRPTFIAIEPPELIGTGVSVSKAKPEVITDGVKAVRAVADIPVLAGAGITYREDVTRAVELGASGVLLASAVMKAKEPGKVIEDFADALSSVAR; this is encoded by the coding sequence ATGGCTAGGCTAGTCTTTGCCATAAACTTCAAGGCCTACGACACGGCCTTTAATGAGAGGGCCGTTGAGATAGCCAGAGAAGCCTCAAGGGCCTCGTCAAGGCACAACAACGTCAGGATAATACTTATAGTGCCGGGTGTCACAATTTCAAAGGTTTTACCTGTCTACGAGGATATATACGTAGAGCACGCAGACCCCCTCGACTTTGGGGCCTACACAGGCTACCTGCCAGTTAGCGCTGTTAAGTTCAGCGGAGCCAAGGGAGTCCTGGTAAACCACAGCGAGCACAAGATTGTCTACAGGGACGTCGCTAAGGTAATAGAGGCTGCGTCGAAGGACGGCCTAGAGACCATGGCCTGCGCCGACACCCCTGGAGAGGCCTCAGGGCTGGCGTTCCTGAGGCCGACGTTCATTGCCATAGAGCCGCCAGAGCTTATAGGCACAGGAGTGTCTGTTTCAAAGGCTAAGCCTGAGGTCATAACTGACGGTGTTAAAGCTGTCAGGGCAGTGGCTGACATACCGGTCCTCGCGGGTGCCGGCATAACGTATAGGGAGGACGTGACGCGCGCCGTAGAGCTTGGGGCCAGCGGGGTGCTGCTGGCCAGCGCCGTGATGAAGGCAAAGGAGCCGGGTAAGGTAATAGAGGACTTTGCTGATGCCCTCAGCTCTGTTGCGCGGTAG
- a CDS encoding acyl-CoA dehydrogenase yields the protein MNSEDIIGFLNGALPRKAREIDERNIADEELIKELASRGAFNALSLGPRAVYSIVKEASKWSPAVAHIIMSSSAAAFRLKQEGHVYSICITEPGGGTDIKANLKTVAEERGNEALITGEKVFASNAAYADRFLVLANGPSGPTLYLVERDPSVEVEVQDLYTFRGAGVSKVVFKGSRGVRVGTPGKGVREALETVNYERLGYGMIGLGIKEGALEEAAPKALRKVIFGKELGEFQGIRWTLADLEIKSRALDALISEAIAKAEGGLPDPYDAAMAKLLGAEVAQRATWVAVQIMGGSGFNKGSRLEWLARDARMLDIGAGAREALLDFVGDMAVKKYRGASTS from the coding sequence ATGAACTCTGAGGACATCATAGGCTTCCTAAACGGAGCCCTCCCGCGGAAGGCTAGAGAGATAGACGAAAGGAACATAGCTGACGAGGAGCTCATCAAGGAGTTAGCCTCTAGGGGGGCCTTCAACGCGCTTTCCCTGGGGCCCCGGGCCGTCTACAGCATCGTCAAGGAGGCCTCCAAGTGGAGCCCAGCCGTGGCCCACATAATAATGTCTTCCTCAGCCGCGGCCTTTAGGCTTAAGCAGGAGGGTCACGTCTACTCCATTTGCATCACTGAGCCCGGAGGGGGCACTGACATAAAGGCCAACTTAAAGACGGTCGCCGAGGAGAGGGGAAATGAGGCGCTGATAACCGGCGAGAAGGTCTTCGCCAGCAACGCCGCATATGCTGATAGGTTCCTAGTCCTTGCAAATGGGCCCAGCGGGCCAACACTTTACCTTGTGGAGAGGGACCCGAGCGTTGAAGTTGAGGTTCAGGATCTCTACACCTTCAGGGGCGCTGGGGTCTCAAAGGTTGTATTCAAGGGGTCGCGCGGCGTTAGAGTTGGAACGCCGGGCAAGGGTGTACGGGAGGCCCTGGAGACCGTCAACTATGAGAGGCTCGGGTACGGCATGATAGGCCTCGGAATAAAGGAAGGGGCTCTTGAGGAGGCAGCCCCCAAGGCCCTTAGGAAGGTCATCTTTGGAAAGGAGCTCGGAGAATTCCAAGGGATAAGGTGGACCCTGGCAGACCTCGAGATAAAGTCAAGGGCTCTTGACGCCCTCATAAGCGAGGCTATAGCTAAGGCTGAGGGCGGCCTGCCCGATCCTTACGACGCTGCCATGGCGAAGCTTCTCGGCGCTGAGGTGGCCCAGAGAGCCACGTGGGTCGCCGTCCAGATCATGGGAGGGTCCGGCTTCAACAAGGGCTCCAGGCTTGAGTGGCTGGCCAGGGACGCTAGGATGCTCGACATTGGCGCAGGGGCCAGGGAAGCCCTGCTAGACTTCGTGGGTGACATGGCCGTAAAGAAGTACAGGGGGGCCTCTACGTCTTAA
- a CDS encoding 50S ribosomal protein L16: MPMRPGRCYSHVTSQPYTRKEYIHGAPQPKISKFTAGTPAIRSNYEVRVQLISLERGQMRSNALEAARLMASKYLSVTAGDPNYFMVVKTYPHQVIRENKMMAFAGADRLQDGMRLSFGTPIGTAAVVEPGSVIIEVYGKASDLDKIKEALRRASAKIPLRTRIVIKETRSSGSEGAPADKGGNAQTS, encoded by the coding sequence ATGCCCATGAGACCTGGCCGCTGCTACTCGCATGTGACAAGCCAGCCTTACACTAGGAAGGAGTACATCCACGGGGCCCCGCAGCCTAAGATTTCCAAGTTCACGGCTGGGACCCCAGCCATACGGAGCAACTATGAGGTGAGGGTTCAGCTTATATCACTTGAGAGGGGCCAGATGCGCTCAAACGCGCTAGAGGCAGCTAGACTGATGGCCTCAAAGTACCTCTCGGTGACGGCTGGTGATCCTAACTACTTCATGGTGGTTAAGACCTACCCGCATCAGGTGATAAGGGAGAACAAGATGATGGCGTTCGCCGGAGCGGACAGGCTCCAGGATGGCATGAGACTCTCCTTTGGGACTCCTATAGGTACCGCCGCTGTAGTGGAGCCCGGCAGCGTTATAATAGAGGTTTACGGTAAGGCCTCAGACCTTGACAAGATAAAGGAGGCCCTCAGGAGGGCTTCCGCAAAGATACCGCTCAGGACGCGCATTGTAATTAAGGAGACTAGGAGTAGCGGCTCCGAGGGAGCGCCAGCCGACAAGGGCGGGAACGCTCAGACAAGCTAG
- a CDS encoding HTH domain-containing protein, whose translation MKALIQCASVPDPEVSAQIIEALLERKEISVRDLTKELNVSYPLVLRVINDLTGLGIVSTSKLKIEGRGRPRKLVRLNTAKLMNMLDECRKYFDEVEKYIEPKIKELESPQPTAQQS comes from the coding sequence TTGAAGGCCCTAATACAGTGCGCCTCAGTCCCTGACCCTGAGGTCTCGGCACAGATAATAGAGGCGCTGCTGGAGCGCAAGGAGATAAGCGTAAGGGATCTCACGAAGGAGCTTAACGTGAGCTACCCGCTGGTCCTGAGGGTGATCAACGACCTCACTGGGCTGGGGATCGTGAGCACAAGCAAGCTAAAGATAGAGGGAAGGGGCAGGCCAAGGAAGCTGGTGAGGCTCAACACGGCGAAGCTTATGAACATGCTTGATGAGTGCAGAAAGTACTTTGACGAAGTTGAAAAGTACATAGAGCCTAAGATTAAGGAGCTAGAGAGCCCGCAACCTACCGCGCAACAGAGCTGA